The DNA sequence TTATGCTGATTTTCCATGTAACTCTATCCGCTTCCATCCGGGTTTGATTTCTAGGATTATAAAATACTTTTTCATTGAATTTTGCTTATTTCATAGGTTTCATTGCATTTTGCGATTGGTTACTTTTATTAGAGTATATGCAATATTAGGTGTGATAGTTATGAATTTCAAGTTTTCGCAGCTTGTTGGATATATGAAACCATCTGAAATAAGGGAGCTTTTGAAATTTGCATCATCCCCGAACCTTATTTCACTTGGAGGCGGAATGCCAAATCCGGAAACATTCCCGATTGATGAGATTCAGGAAATCATTGCATATGTGCTAAAAAATTCTGGAAAATATGCCCTGCAGTATGGAAATACCGGAGGACTGAACGAACTAAGGACGGAGATAAAGAAGCTCATTAAGGGCACTGAAAACATAGATTCTGAAGAGAAGGGCATAATTGTTACCTCCGGCTCACAGCAGGCCCTTTATGCAATCGGAAAGATTTTTGTCTCCCCGGGAGAAACGGCAATAACAGAAGCACCGACATATGTTGGTGCAATATCTGCCTTTAACGCCAACGGCGTTGATATGCAGGGCATTCCGATGGATGAGAACGGGATGCGTATTGACCTCCTGGAAAAGAAGCTTGTTGAACTCAAGGGAAAGGAAATAAAGCCGAAATTCATTTACACAATACCGAATTTCCAGAATCCGGCCGGATATACCATGTCCCTGGAACGGAGGAAGAGGCTCCTGGAGATTTCAAACGAGAATGAGATTCCCATAATAGAAGACAACCCGTATGGAGAACTCAGGTACCACGGGCAGAGAATCCCAACGATAAGAAGTCTCGACAAGGAAGGAAACGTCATCTATCTGGGAACATTGTCAAAGGTCATGACACCGGGCTTGAGGATTGGATACACCGTCGGCCCGGTCAGCGTGATAGATAAGATAAACGTCCTGAAGCAGGCACTCGATCTTGCAACAAACACCCTTTCTCAGTACATTGCCTATGAATACCTTAGCCGCGGGGTAATATACAAGCAGATTCCCAAGACCATAGAACTTTACAGCAGGAAGCTGACTCTCATGCTCAAGGCCCTTGATGAATATTTCCCGGAAGGATCGTCCTGGTCCAAGCCAAATGGCGGAATGTTTATCTGGGCAACGTTAGATGAAAGCATAGATACAACAGCCATGGTCGGCAGGGCAATAAAGAACAACGTTGCCTATGTGAGCGGTTCGGCATTTTATCCGAAGGGAGAGAAGAAGAACAACATGAGGCTCAATTTCACATACCCGGAAGATGAACAGATACCTGTGGCAATTGAGAGGCTCTCCAAGGTTATTAAAGAAGAAGAGACAATCGCAGAAACCAAGTGAATCAGTGAGTAAAACCGTGGGCCCAGAGGTCCACGAGAATTCCCATTGAAAATGCGATTATCAGAAGGGAAAGTATGCTTATTGCAATGTTACCATAGGTTAAAAAGAAGATAACCAGGGAAACAATGGCGATGCCCAATAGCCCATACAGATCATGCGCCTGTCCGGTAAGAAATGCGGAGATCATTCTCCTGTTGACTTTCATCTGGCTTCTAAGACTCATTTTACGCAACTAAAAATGTGCGGACTTAATTTAAGTTTTCGCTTATTGTGTCGTTCTGCGAAATTTCACCACGGGATCGCGAGAACGAATCCGATCCTTTAATGTTCCTATCTCGTTAAAGTCGTGGTATTGCAGCATGGCCGCTCATCGACGGAAATCCCTGGATGAGCTGATAACGACACAGCGCGATGTCTTGCCGCAGGATGGACAGGTTGCCTCCACCTTTCCGGTTAATATGCCGGATACTGAGAATTTGTCATCAGCTGCGGAAATAAATTCGTGGCCGCAGATTGTGCACCTTAACCATCTTGATTTTGTCTTCATCCTGGTTTTCAGGGCACCATTGTGCATAAATCTTCTGCATGGGTTCCCTATTTACAAGGAGCATTGCTGCCCTGTTTCGGTTGAATGGTGCCGGTTCAGCGATCCTGGACAAAGCATTAATCATCGACCCTGAATTCACATAAAGATGACAACACTTGTGGGAGGAACGTTCAGCAGGATGCACAATGGGCACAGGGCCCTCCTTAAGGCAGCTATTGATACCGGCAAGCACGTTATCATTGGCCTCACCACTGACAATTATACAAAGGGGAACAAGGACTATCCCCTGATACCATACAGCAGAAGAGAGAAGGCGGTACGGAGATTCATGGACCGGTACTCAGATAACTATGAGATAGTCCCGCTTGATTCCCGAAGAGGCAATTCCGACACTGTGCAAGAGTACGACTGTATAGTAGTGTCTCCGGAAACCGAGCGATCTGCAATGGAGATCAATAGCCGCAGGGTCGCAAAAGGACTTGACCCAATGAGGGTAATAGTGATACCTTATGTCCTTGCAGAGGATCTGTTTCCCGTCAGTTCATCCAGGATTCTCTCCGGAGAGATTACACCCGGCGGCCGGAGGATCAAACCGGTAAGAATATCAGTTTCAACAGGTAACGATCTCAAGATGGATGCAGTAAAGAGGTATCTATCCAGGTTCATGAAAAATACCAGCTTCAGGAAATTTACGGAATATGAGCTTCCAACAGAGCAACCATTCGGAGACGACACGGCAAAACTCGCAACACAGCGGGCCATGAAAGGCCTTGATGATTTTGATTACTCCATCGGAATAGAGTCGGGGATCATTTTTAACCCGATGAACAACGCCTATTTCGACTTCCATTACTGTTCAGTAATAGACAGGTATGGAAGGATCACAGTCGGGGTGAGCAGTGGGTTCCAGGTACCGGAAAATCTTATCGCCCTGACCAAGAGGGGGAAAACGGAATCTGAGGCGTTTTTGAGCATATATGGTGAAAAGGACATCGGCCAGACATCGGGGATAATCGGCGCTATATCCGGAAACAGGGTCACAAGGGACGGACTGATAGAGGAAAGCGTAAGGAACGCATTTGTGCCGAGATTTTCGCCGAACTACTTTCCTGAATTATTTTCTCCGCTGTGAGATAATTGTTAAGTAGTGGTATTTTATTAATCAATTGGTGAAAATAATATGGTAACAAAAGAAGAAATACTGGAGGAACTCAAGGTCGTTTCCGATCCTGAAATTGGCATGGATATTGTTAATCTTGGCCTTGTTTATGACGTCCAGATCACCGGTGACCGCGTTTATATTAAGATGACAATGACGGCCCCTACCTGCCCGGTAACGCCGTGGATCCTGTCGGAGGCACAGAGGGTGGTGGAAAATATCAAGGGTGTTGAGGCCGCTGACGTGGAACTTGTCTGGGAACCGCAGTGGAACCCGAGTATGATGACAGATGAGGCCCGAGAGGCACTGAACATGTGATCGCGTTCTCGTACTATTTATTGTCCAAGAAATTAATGGAATAAAAGCAGCTTTATATATACACTTTAAATAAAGCTGACAAGTGACTTTTATGAGTGAAAGAGAAAAGATCACAATTGAAAATATAGTTGCATCAACTTCACTGGCTGAACATCTGGATCTTAGCAGAATTGCTCTTGCCCTTGACGGATCGGAATATGAACCCGAGCAGTTTCCCGGCCTCATATACAGACTGCAGGAACCGAAGACTGCTGTTCTTATATTCCGTAGTGGCAAGGTAAACTGTACTGGGGCCAAGAATCTTGCAAATGTCCAGTTGACAATCCACACAATAATACAGAGGCTGAAAAAAGCCGGCGTCGAGGTTTATGACAGTCCTGAGATTGTCGTCCAGAACATTGTGGCTGTATACGATCTTGAAGCTGACCTGAACCTGACCGATATTGCAATGTCCCTTGGCCTTGAGAATGTAGAATATGAACCCGAGCAGTTTCCCGGGCTTGTCTACAGGGTTGAGGAACCCAAGGTTGTGCTGCTCCTGTTCGGTTCCGGAAAAGTTGTCTGCACCGGAGCTAAGGAAGAGAGCGAAATAGAGCAGGCAGTAATAAAGGTCAAGAAAGAGCTCCAGAAAGTTGGCCTGATCTAGAAACCCTTGAGCAGCTCCCTCGTCAGGGATGTCGCATACATCCCCCTGCCAAGCGAGAAATGCAGGATAGCATCATCGCTTATCGAGAAATCCCTTGGCATGAAGGATGAAATTCTTGTATCTCCACTGGACGACAGATCGGGATAGTTCTTTATACGAAAATTGCCTGGCAGTACTTTTTCTGCGTCAATGACCTTATGCTCGATCTCGCCTGCATCACCTTGTGAGAAATCACTTTGGTACCCGAATAGAGGAATTATGGGGCGGGCCCGGTTTTCCTTTATCAGGGCAGAAACCTTGTCAATGTTGAACTTTGTTACCCGCACTGGATCAGACCTTGGGTTGAAGAATTCGTCGACAGGGATCACGCGATCGCCTGACATTGGCTGGGAAGAGTTCCCGACGGCCTGAA is a window from the Thermoplasmatales archaeon genome containing:
- the aspC_1 gene encoding Aspartate aminotransferase, with the protein product MNFKFSQLVGYMKPSEIRELLKFASSPNLISLGGGMPNPETFPIDEIQEIIAYVLKNSGKYALQYGNTGGLNELRTEIKKLIKGTENIDSEEKGIIVTSGSQQALYAIGKIFVSPGETAITEAPTYVGAISAFNANGVDMQGIPMDENGMRIDLLEKKLVELKGKEIKPKFIYTIPNFQNPAGYTMSLERRKRLLEISNENEIPIIEDNPYGELRYHGQRIPTIRSLDKEGNVIYLGTLSKVMTPGLRIGYTVGPVSVIDKINVLKQALDLATNTLSQYIAYEYLSRGVIYKQIPKTIELYSRKLTLMLKALDEYFPEGSSWSKPNGGMFIWATLDESIDTTAMVGRAIKNNVAYVSGSAFYPKGEKKNNMRLNFTYPEDEQIPVAIERLSKVIKEEETIAETK
- the coaD gene encoding Phosphopantetheine adenylyltransferase, with product MTTLVGGTFSRMHNGHRALLKAAIDTGKHVIIGLTTDNYTKGNKDYPLIPYSRREKAVRRFMDRYSDNYEIVPLDSRRGNSDTVQEYDCIVVSPETERSAMEINSRRVAKGLDPMRVIVIPYVLAEDLFPVSSSRILSGEITPGGRRIKPVRISVSTGNDLKMDAVKRYLSRFMKNTSFRKFTEYELPTEQPFGDDTAKLATQRAMKGLDDFDYSIGIESGIIFNPMNNAYFDFHYCSVIDRYGRITVGVSSGFQVPENLIALTKRGKTESEAFLSIYGEKDIGQTSGIIGAISGNRVTRDGLIEESVRNAFVPRFSPNYFPELFSPL
- a CDS encoding FeS assembly SUF system protein, producing the protein MVTKEEILEELKVVSDPEIGMDIVNLGLVYDVQITGDRVYIKMTMTAPTCPVTPWILSEAQRVVENIKGVEAADVELVWEPQWNPSMMTDEAREALNM
- the tbp2 gene encoding TATA-box factor 2 codes for the protein MSEREKITIENIVASTSLAEHLDLSRIALALDGSEYEPEQFPGLIYRLQEPKTAVLIFRSGKVNCTGAKNLANVQLTIHTIIQRLKKAGVEVYDSPEIVVQNIVAVYDLEADLNLTDIAMSLGLENVEYEPEQFPGLVYRVEEPKVVLLLFGSGKVVCTGAKEESEIEQAVIKVKKELQKVGLI